The sequence ATTAGCATCGCCTTCTGCTTGTCCAGCCTGGTGACAGTGATCATCTTGCTGCTCCCATCTCAATATGCCCCGCTGCCGAAATCCAAGATCTCCAAGGGGAAGCAGGAGCCGGCTGTTCAGATCCTCGTACTGGGAGACATCGGACGAAGTCCCCGCATGCAGTATCATGCGCTGAGTATCGCCCAAAAGGGCGGAAAAGTCGTGGTTATTGGCTACAGAGGTAATCATTCGAAAATATCGCATTATCTCACGTGAGGATTTTCATATATCCGGTTCAATTGACTGACAAACTACATTGCCTGATCACTGCAGAGTCCGACCCTCATCCCGACATTGTGTCCAACCCGAATATTACGATAGTTCCACTTCGCCCTCCCCCCGCATTCCTGCAGACAAGCAACAAGATATGGTTCATGATATGCGGCCCCCTGAAGGTTATCTTTCAGATCGCCTATCTCTGGAAATGTCTCGCATATACGACGGCGCCAGCGCAATGGATGATGGTGCAGGTAAGACGATCCTCTCGACTGCATAGAGTCCTTTTTGCGAACTCTGCTCAGTTCTCTATAGAACCCTCCCTCCATTCCTACACTCGCCGTGGCCTCGCTGTCTTGCTTTCTACGTCATACACGGCTGATTATCGATTGGCACAACTTTGGATATTCGATTCTCGCCTTGAAATTGGGCCCAACACACCCCCTAGTCAAGGTGTCAACTTGGTATGAGAGGACGTTCGGTCGATCGGCCTCGGTTCACCTCTGTGTCACAGACGCAATGGGTTCCGTACTCAAACAGCAATTCAAGCTCCAAGCACCGGTCCTTACTTTGCATGACCGACCAGCGAGTCATTTCCATCCAATTGCCAGCCCGGAGGAACGCCGGGCATTTCTGGCCACCCTCCCAGAAGCTCAATCAATCCGCCCTTTAGTGGAATCTGGCGGAGTGGAGGTGCTTGTCAGCTCCACGTCCTGGACGCCCGACGAGGACTTCTCAATCCTCATTGACGCTCTGCAAAAGTATTCCGCACAAGCAGAGACAGAAACACATCTACCTCACGTCCTGGCTATCATCACAGGGAAAGGGCCCCAGAAAGAGATGTACATGCAGCAAATCGCAGCTCTGGAAGCTGCCGGTAAACTCAAAAAGGTCACTCTTCGAACCGCGTGGCTCACCGTGACGGATTACGCTCGTCTCCTGGCATCCGCATCCTTGGGAGTCAGCCTGCACACCAGCAGTAGTGGGGTAGACCTCCCGATGAAAGTTGTGGACATGTTTGGCGCAGGGCTCCCGGTTGTCGGATGGAACCGTTTCGAGGCCTGGCCAGAGCTGGTCACAGAAGGAGTCAACGGAAGGGGATTTGGAAGCGCGGCCGAATTGACAGACCAGTTGGTGAATTTATTCAGCAGTCAGCAGCAGTTGGATCGTCTTCGAGCCGGTgcacaaaaagaaagtgcTCGCCGTTGGGATGACGAGTGGAGTCCAGTTGCAGGTACTTTGCTGGGCCTCACATGACCGGTATCCTGTTTGGGTGTCACTCCCGGACCAGGTCATGAGAGGGAGTATGCCCGTCGCAAACAAATCATCTGCTTGCAACGCTTTCCAGTTGATTGTCAACCTCGGAAAATATTAAAGGCCGGCCTGGAATTTCCCGCCGCAGTACAGGCATGTGTCGAAGGCCCCAAAGACACTTTTGAACAGAGGGCAGAGACTTCCCTCGTGGATTTGAGCAATCGTCTCTTCGTTGATGTATTCCGTCCGGCAAAGGGAGCAATATTTAGACAGGCCAGGCTCTTGAATGGCCAGAAAGCTTAGTCCACAACGAACTAGAGAGTCGCCACATTAGTGAAATTTCATAGAATGAgcaaaaaatcaaagcaCTTACCAAAAAGATGACCCTCGACACATCGCGCGTCGTTTGCCGAGGTCCAGGAAATCCCGGCATCACAGATCTCGCATCTCTCGAACAGATGCGCACCTGGCCCACTGAATTGCGCGGTAGTTTTTGCAGACACTGCAATCATTTTGTTGCCGCATTTTCTGATTTCTTCGCTGAGATCTGCCCCTGTGAGTTCCGCGAGCTTTTCCAACGACAGACGGGCATGTTCTCGAATAGCTCTTCCTTGTTGGTCGACAATAGCACAACAAGCTGCGGCATAAACTAGCCTCTGGGTCTCTGTGTCTCCCTCAGCTTCCGAGTCCATGCTTGATAGCACGTACGAGATGACTGCCTCACGTTGGTCTTTCGGAGACCAAGATTCAGTAACCGACGCGCTAGGGGCCAAGAGTGCATGGATATCATTGGAGTGATCTGCACTTTCGGATGCAAAAGCGATAATGGATCTCTCGTCCGACGTGACACGATATTCGATCATATCGGTTGGATGTCTAGAGAAGAGTACGGCCACCACATCCCGAAATGAGGCAAGGCCCCATACCCGGGCAACACTCTGCCCTCCCAGGTCACGATCCAGGTCGAATTGTT comes from Penicillium oxalicum strain HP7-1 chromosome I, whole genome shotgun sequence and encodes:
- a CDS encoding Chitobiosyldiphosphodolichol beta-mannosyltransferase; this translates as MKPTRNDLGDRGRLAEVSMIESLISIAFCLSSLVTVIILLLPSQYAPLPKSKISKGKQEPAVQILVLGDIGRSPRMQYHALSIAQKGGKVVVIGYRESDPHPDIVSNPNITIVPLRPPPAFLQTSNKIWFMICGPLKVIFQIAYLWKCLAYTTAPAQWMMVQNPPSIPTLAVASLSCFLRHTRLIIDWHNFGYSILALKLGPTHPLVKVSTWYERTFGRSASVHLCVTDAMGSVLKQQFKLQAPVLTLHDRPASHFHPIASPEERRAFLATLPEAQSIRPLVESGGVEVLVSSTSWTPDEDFSILIDALQKYSAQAETETHLPHVLAIITGKGPQKEMYMQQIAALEAAGKLKKVTLRTAWLTVTDYARLLASASLGVSLHTSSSGVDLPMKVVDMFGAGLPVVGWNRFEAWPELVTEGVNGRGFGSAAELTDQLVNLFSSQQQLDRLRAGAQKESARRWDDEWSPVAGTLLGLT